One region of Phycisphaerales bacterium genomic DNA includes:
- a CDS encoding flagellar brake domain-containing protein, with the protein MPANRSRTDRWRDLLLQIAARGGGLEYSVAKPEGDTDSPDLVWRSRLLAVGNRELVLEHPVAMNQPVKFEEGTRLVGVMAVGQNRWMFHTRVVGASAPEFSRVQGLRIEAPETVERCARRDFLRISTAALCLPEVECWPLLDPTTVTPAEIANRAAILEMQQGGDVGLQTPDSILLPEVGPPFSARLMNIGGGGVGLMIGKNEAVAAERSRLIWMRVKLMPHIPAPLALTGRVVHTHLDSAQNLYAGVAFEFAFNPAHKDFVVSQVARYVNHVQASARRAA; encoded by the coding sequence ATGCCCGCGAACCGTTCAAGGACTGACCGTTGGCGAGACCTCCTGCTGCAGATCGCGGCTCGCGGCGGCGGGCTGGAGTATTCGGTGGCCAAGCCCGAGGGCGACACGGACTCGCCGGACCTGGTGTGGCGGTCGCGGCTGCTGGCCGTGGGCAATCGCGAGCTGGTGCTCGAGCACCCGGTGGCGATGAACCAGCCGGTGAAGTTCGAGGAGGGCACGCGGCTGGTGGGGGTGATGGCCGTGGGCCAGAACCGGTGGATGTTCCACACGCGGGTGGTGGGCGCAAGTGCGCCGGAGTTCTCACGGGTGCAGGGGCTGCGGATCGAGGCTCCCGAGACGGTGGAGCGGTGTGCGCGGCGCGACTTCCTGCGCATCTCGACGGCGGCGCTGTGCCTGCCGGAGGTGGAGTGCTGGCCGCTGCTGGACCCGACGACGGTGACGCCGGCTGAGATCGCGAACCGGGCGGCGATTTTGGAGATGCAGCAGGGCGGGGACGTGGGCTTGCAGACGCCCGACTCGATCCTGCTTCCGGAGGTCGGGCCGCCGTTCAGTGCGAGGTTGATGAACATCGGCGGCGGCGGCGTGGGCCTGATGATCGGGAAGAATGAGGCGGTGGCGGCGGAGCGGTCACGCCTGATCTGGATGCGGGTGAAGCTGATGCCGCACATCCCCGCGCCGCTGGCGCTGACGGGGCGCGTGGTGCACACGCACCTGGACAGCGCGCAGAACCTCTACGCGGGCGTGGCGTTCGAGTTTGCGTTCAATCCTGCGCACAAGGACTTCGTGGTGTCGCAGGTGGCGCGGTACGTCAATCACGTGCAAGCCAGCGCGCGCCGGGCAGCGTGA
- the rny gene encoding ribonuclease Y has product MVNQLLLAEIGTGALAGIAVAALLVGAGLGVVIARTVGAKNLANAKAEADATLAKAEAEAKTNAEKIRLAAEKELLERRAKAEEELEKGRAELRETERRLTKREDLFDRKEEQLASKEQQVSRQADQLRSREERLNAREEEIEGVYREQKELLQRVAGMSADQAQNLLLQRVEEESRHEVAKVVRKTLEDAESSAKDKAREITLMAIQRYASEHTSESTVRSVAIPSDDMKGRIIGREGRNIRAIEKATGVDIIVDDTPGVIVVSCFDKVRQAIAVESLERLIKDGRMHPSRIEEVVEKVRSEVQEQINRHGKEASLEVNLRGLHPKVLEAMGKLHFRTSYGQNVLRHSIEVAFLSQIIADQLGLDGTIARRAGFLHDIGKAMDHEMEGGHPKIGMDFARQYGEKEPILNVIGGHHGDIPSTSFYTPIIMAADAVSSARPGARRESMEKYIQRLNELQDIALSYKGVNEAYAIQAGREVRVMVDAAKVGDDEAYLIAHQIAKKVSEEMTFPGEIKVTVLRETRAIEYAR; this is encoded by the coding sequence GTGGTGAATCAACTGTTGCTGGCAGAGATCGGGACCGGTGCGCTGGCCGGGATTGCGGTGGCCGCGCTGCTGGTGGGTGCTGGCCTGGGCGTGGTGATCGCGCGGACGGTGGGGGCCAAGAACCTGGCGAACGCGAAGGCGGAGGCGGACGCGACGCTTGCAAAGGCGGAGGCGGAGGCCAAGACCAACGCGGAAAAGATCCGGCTCGCGGCCGAGAAGGAGCTGCTGGAGCGGCGGGCCAAGGCCGAGGAGGAGCTGGAGAAAGGGCGGGCGGAGCTGCGGGAGACCGAGCGGCGGCTCACCAAGCGGGAGGACCTGTTTGACCGCAAGGAAGAGCAGCTGGCGAGCAAGGAGCAGCAGGTGTCCCGTCAGGCGGACCAGCTGCGAAGCCGGGAGGAGCGGCTGAACGCGCGGGAGGAGGAGATCGAGGGGGTCTACCGCGAGCAGAAGGAGCTGCTGCAGCGGGTGGCGGGGATGTCGGCCGACCAGGCGCAGAACCTTCTGCTGCAGCGCGTGGAGGAAGAGTCGCGGCACGAGGTGGCGAAGGTCGTCCGCAAGACGCTGGAGGACGCCGAGTCGAGCGCGAAGGACAAGGCCCGTGAGATCACGCTGATGGCGATCCAGCGGTACGCCAGCGAGCACACCAGCGAGAGCACGGTGCGGTCGGTGGCGATTCCCAGCGACGACATGAAGGGCCGGATCATCGGGCGCGAGGGGCGGAACATTCGCGCCATCGAGAAGGCCACGGGCGTGGACATCATCGTGGACGACACGCCCGGCGTGATCGTGGTGTCGTGCTTCGACAAGGTGCGGCAGGCGATCGCGGTGGAGAGCCTGGAGCGGCTGATCAAGGACGGGCGCATGCACCCTTCTCGGATCGAGGAGGTGGTGGAGAAGGTGCGGAGCGAGGTGCAGGAGCAGATCAACCGGCACGGCAAGGAGGCGTCGCTGGAGGTGAACCTCCGCGGGCTGCACCCCAAGGTGCTGGAGGCGATGGGCAAGCTGCACTTCCGCACCAGCTATGGGCAGAACGTGCTGCGGCACTCGATCGAGGTGGCGTTCCTGTCGCAGATCATCGCGGACCAGCTCGGGCTGGACGGGACGATCGCGCGCCGGGCGGGGTTCCTGCACGACATTGGCAAGGCGATGGATCACGAGATGGAGGGCGGGCACCCCAAGATCGGCATGGACTTCGCCCGCCAGTACGGCGAGAAGGAGCCGATCCTGAACGTGATCGGCGGGCACCACGGTGATATTCCGTCCACCAGTTTCTACACGCCGATCATCATGGCGGCGGACGCGGTGTCGTCGGCACGGCCCGGCGCGCGGCGCGAGAGCATGGAGAAGTACATCCAGCGGCTCAACGAGCTGCAGGACATCGCCCTCAGCTACAAGGGCGTGAACGAGGCGTACGCCATCCAGGCCGGGCGCGAGGTGCGGGTAATGGTGGACGCCGCGAAGGTGGGGGACGACGAGGCGTACCTGATCGCGCATCAGATCGCGAAGAAGGTGAGCGAGGAGATGACGTTCCCGGGCGAGATCAAGGTGACGGTGCTGCGGGAGACGCGGGCGATCGAGTACGCCCGGTGA